In the Drosophila bipectinata strain 14024-0381.07 unplaced genomic scaffold, DbipHiC1v2 scaffold_76, whole genome shotgun sequence genome, TTACGATTTACTATTCATCACGGGATTTGGGTTTGCGTCACTCGATTGGCTTTTTATAGatcaaaaatcttaaaaaaaaacaaaatctcCCGGCATTTTGTTGTTCACAGCTTTGGATACCTATTTATTTCGTATAATTCgctttgaaaatttattacaTCACGATTTTGAATGGGTTTCCTTTACTTTGGCCGATCTGCGAATTCTTGAGTTGCTTGTTTCGTTTGTAGTTTTATTATCTCGTCTGTGTAGTATATTTTGGATGCGACTTTGTTTGCAGCTGGGCTTcctggaaaatatttattttatctaGCGGATGCCTCAATACCCGTCACAGCTTAGCGGAGTTCCCTCGGCGGATCCCTTTATAATGAAGTTTTCAAAACAACTTTATGAGGTTTACCAAGCAAATTTATGCTTGCTGCCCCATCTGGCTCGATATTTCCGTATTTATCTAATATTTGGCATCGGTCTCAGGCGACCCATATTGGCAGGGACTAACCACcgggcctgggcctgggccaACACCTCCCAAGCtgtttatatatgtattctcGATCTATATTCCGACGATTTCGAACTCGCCTAAGAGTTCTACAAATTGTTACACGCTTGTTTAGAGTTTATGCtatttttgtttgtctttACTAATTAGCCTCCAGACCCCACATCAACACATCTGTGGATGAACTGAAATTgtaaaatactatttgtttatttacaaattgtCAAATGGggtttatttgtttgccaaCTTGTTGAATCGTTTTTGGGGAAAACAAGAACTTTTTTTGAAACAATTATGGGTTGAAACTGGgttgactcttttttttttaccaaaaatatgtTCAACTACAAAACAGTTCTCACAATAAGTGAAATTACTATATTTAAAAGGTTCCAAGCAAACCACAAATCTACATAAGCTCTTCATAGCTTAACTCATCAAAAATGATTAACTACCAATCGGGAAAAATCATCCAAGcccaagaaaacaaaagataATGCCAGCGTCTGACAAACGAACTGTCAAAATGACAGACGCGTCAACAAAGCCAACAAAGAAACTACAAAAGAAACGTGTGCCAGTAGAAGCGGCGGTTGTGGCGACAAAATTGCTGCACCTATGCGTCTTTCTAGTCTGCATAACACAAACGCTGCAGCTgcaccaccagcaacagcaacagcaacaacacggCCCGCCCGGGGGCAATACGTTGCAGCAACATCACCGAACCAGTGTAAATAGCAGTGTAAATATCAATATAAGCAGCAAATTCAATGAAATTATCCAAACGGCAACGGCAAGTGCTGTCGCCACGGGATCGGGATCGGGAACGAGAGCAGCCACTTTCGCATCGGTGACAGCAGCAACCACCATCACACCAGGCCGTCGCAAGTTGCGCCGGAAGTTTTCCAACCAACAGCAGATTGGCAGGAATTCGACCTTGGGCAGGAGGCGAAAGTTTCGAGTGCATCCCTATAGGCGGAATGCCACACATGCCACTCGAACCACTACAATGGCCCCGGTTTCGGCCACGGCCACCACACTGATACCAAAGATGCAACCCTCCTATCACTCGAGCTttcggcagcagcagcagcaacagcagcaacatgtgGTGGGTGGGGTACTTATgagccaacagcagcagcaacagcaccatATGCATATTATAGCCGTAACTCCCCGCCCCCAGCAAAATGGTTATTCGTAttaccagcagcaacagcaacagcagcagcaacgcaCATTGCAGGGCAACATGacccaccagcagcagcaacaacagcagcagcagcagcaacatgtcATCCTTCAGCCGGGCCGCAATATCGTGGTCTATAGCAATCTGGGCCCAATACCACCCTGTCCTCCGGGCCTGCTCGCCGGATCGGGACTGCCGGTCTACACGCAGCAACAACACTTTGTACCCCTGCGATCCACAACGACCCCGCGGCCCCGACAACGTGGTAAGCAAATCCTCACGGCAGTATAGTTGGGTTCCTTATTCATTTAATTGTCGTCGCTCCGGAGCGAGAGGTGTTAATTACGCTAATAAAAGCTGCATTCGCAGCAGTTTATGGCATTTAATATGGTTAAATGGATGCCAAGTCCGCGACTGGCGCCTTCATCGCCATGTCCATGTCCGCGTCCAAGTCGAATAATTACCCCCAGCGGCGGTGCGCATAGAAAGCTTGCCTAATTGGTCACTGCAATTGGCTTCAATTCCGATGAGCTGCGGGATTTGAAAGGTGTCGAAGAGGACTTCAGCAGCAGGTTGCAGAGATGCTAGACACTTTCAATAAAACATAGAGTTATTTCCAGAATATGGCTTTTGAATTACTTATCTGCCCTCGTATAAGTATGGTTCATACCTCAAAATATCTCATTAGGAATATACAATCAGTGGCTTGTCAGGCAGTTTTCTTATCAATTACATGTGTCAACATCTCAAATCTATACACAAGTATTTTGATtgcaagtttttattttattttttgtctacTTCAACCATTAAAGTATGGGGCAAGTTCGTCTCTCGGGGTCTGTTGAGTGGCAGccactaaaaatgttttaaaactcGTTCGAATATGAGTTTTGCAAATGCAGCCTGCTGTCGGGAAAAAGATgaagaaaaatcaattaagaaaatgtatatattggCGGGGAATAGATTttatttctaattttttcttatGTAATCGAATCACTCaacaaatttgcaaaaaaataaaatggcacACACTTTAAAATGCATAAAGCAGTATAAGCCACGAACAGTATTGGCCAGGCTACTGCATTGATAGACGGTGGACCCACATTTGGCGCCTGCCTGGCACTCAAttagcattttttttgtggggaaGAGAAGGAGGGCTCCAATCATGGCTCCAAGCCAGCACGAATCCGGCATTACCAATCTGTATACCAAAAGGAGAGATGCAGACAGCCAGTTGTGGCCGCCTTTGGGCCATTTTGGGCAACTCTGATGACATTCTGCGCATTTGTCCGACTTGATACGAGGTCCCATTTGTTTATGAAATGACACAATATCAGAGTCCGAAGCATACCATCCAACCCAATGCCAAACAGACTATGCAAATTGCCGAGGAATCCATCTCTGCCTCTGTTATGAATCATTCATTGAATTCCTCATAACCGAATGTCATTTTTCGGATGCAAGGAAGTCAATCAATTAATCATTTATTGTGTATATTGAtggaatttttcaaaaactgcATATTTGGATGTTAATGTTATGAATTATTGCTGTCTGGGTCGGTGTTTGACTTTATTTCCAGCATAACCACAGGCCACAAGAAAGTCTCACACAATAATTAACCTTAAGGCATATGTCGTGTTTAAGAAACAACAATATTGACATTTTCAGTGTCTCAGATTTGCCACAAaaacataaagaaaaaaaacggaaaatcTCAGAACAGGGTTGTGGAAGCTGAGGGACACCTACTTGGTGCTGCTTTTGGGGAATAGATCGTGGAACTGGCCAAGTCAAATCACATGGCATACAGACTGTGGCAAGCAAACGGcgattttttaattacaatgAAACGtgccacaaaaaacaaacaaacaatgcGCTCGCTAATTGCACATAAAACCCAAAATCACAGAAAAAAGCACTGAAACCATAaacaaaaacaggaaaaaacaaaagcccatATTGGGTGTAGGGAGGTCGAGGAAGGCGGGTTGGGTCCGGACTCCGGGCCTAGAGAAATACTGTAACAAAACTTGTTAGCAGAGCAAATGGACGGACAAACAAACCctaacaacaaacaaacaaatgagCCGAATGACAAATGCAAGTGTCAGTCTGGCCGGATCAGGTCTGATATTAAGCTGCAGTGGCTCCCAAACTGTGACGCCTCAGGCGGCAGTCGATTGTTGAAATTTTTGGATTAAAGTTCAATTGGGTGAGGGCTTTAGTACCTTTTTGTCTGTGTGGGGGGCCTAAACCTTGAAACCTTCTCTCAACCACTTTTTGGAATACAAATTTTACGCCCAAGACCTAATTGTTAACTTGATAATAAATGTCAAAAACCTTAAATGAACAAAATTCTCATGGAATCAAAGccaaaatgagaaaaaaaaattccaataaACGCCTCCCACAATCAGAGTCTAAAAACCCATAGCcaactgccaaaaaaaaaataaatttacaaACTTAAATGGCAagaaaatgcaattttatCTCACAATATTCATCTATCtcataaaaaaacattaataCCTTGGCGTTTGGCCACGTTTTTTTGACCAGCTTCTGGGTGtttgaaaacattaaaccaAAATATTGCGGCAATTTCCAGCAATCTTTTTCATG is a window encoding:
- the LOC138927728 gene encoding SUN domain-containing protein 2-like, with translation MPASDKRTVKMTDASTKPTKKLQKKRVPVEAAVVATKLLHLCVFLVCITQTLQLHHQQQQQQQHGPPGGNTLQQHHRTSVNSSVNINISSKFNEIIQTATASAVATGSGSGTRAATFASVTAATTITPGRRKLRRKFSNQQQIGRNSTLGRRRKFRVHPYRRNATHATRTTTMAPVSATATTLIPKMQPSYHSSFRQQQQQQQQHVVGGVLMSQQQQQQHHMHIIAVTPRPQQNGYSYYQQQQQQQQQRTLQGNMTHQQQQQQQQQQQHVILQPGRNIVVYSNLGPIPPCPPGLLAGSGLPVYTQQQHFVPLRSTTTPRPRQRGKQILTAV